One window of the bacterium genome contains the following:
- a CDS encoding succinylglutamate desuccinylase/aspartoacylase family protein, with translation MFAFHHCSRYGSAFAAGLAGALLTFPHPALADADADADADASPGTEMAESPPEAPTETTAPFVLLNQDIAPGTLRRLSVQTTESFAGAYVQTPVAVAHGREPGETICVVAGIHGDEVNGVEVVRRLLNQVDPSTLRGTLVAVPIANLSAFRRGSRYLPDRRDLNRYFPGRAFGSAASRVAHGLFEGVFRHCESLIDLHTGSFQRSNLQQLRAHLGDPETVQLAMDFGADVVVNKLGRTGTLRRSATDIGIPAITVEAGESTRFDEAHVASALEGILRLLRKRDMLPTSAPAEPPTESTAYLKTRWVRADRGGILVSRVRLGDPVEPGQVLGAVSDPLSDATTFVGSPISGRVIGMAVDQVVMPGFAVFHLAYDAHPLAESALPLPMIPEVSGEALLEELDLDERPE, from the coding sequence ATGTTCGCGTTCCACCATTGCTCCCGGTACGGATCCGCCTTCGCGGCAGGACTGGCGGGAGCGTTGCTGACGTTTCCCCACCCTGCTCTGGCCGACGCCGACGCCGACGCCGACGCCGACGCGTCGCCCGGGACGGAGATGGCCGAGTCGCCGCCCGAAGCCCCGACCGAAACCACGGCTCCCTTCGTCTTGCTGAACCAGGACATCGCCCCCGGAACGCTGCGGCGCCTCTCGGTCCAGACGACCGAATCGTTTGCCGGCGCCTACGTCCAGACGCCGGTCGCCGTCGCCCATGGCAGGGAGCCCGGAGAGACGATCTGCGTCGTGGCGGGTATCCACGGCGACGAGGTCAACGGGGTCGAAGTCGTCCGACGCCTCTTGAATCAGGTCGATCCGTCGACGCTTCGGGGAACGCTCGTCGCCGTCCCGATCGCGAATCTCTCCGCGTTTCGTCGGGGCTCCCGGTACCTCCCGGATCGCCGCGACCTGAACCGCTACTTCCCGGGTCGCGCCTTCGGGAGTGCGGCCTCCCGGGTCGCCCACGGACTCTTCGAAGGCGTCTTCCGACACTGCGAATCCCTGATCGACCTCCACACCGGCTCGTTCCAGCGATCGAACCTTCAGCAGCTGCGCGCGCATCTCGGCGACCCGGAAACGGTTCAGCTCGCGATGGACTTCGGCGCCGACGTCGTCGTCAACAAGCTCGGCCGGACGGGGACGCTCCGGCGCTCGGCGACGGACATCGGGATTCCTGCGATCACGGTCGAGGCCGGCGAGTCCACCCGTTTCGACGAGGCGCACGTCGCCTCCGCCCTCGAGGGCATCCTCCGACTGCTCCGCAAGCGGGACATGCTCCCGACGTCGGCCCCCGCCGAGCCCCCAACGGAGTCGACCGCCTACCTCAAGACGCGCTGGGTCCGGGCGGACCGCGGGGGCATCCTCGTGTCGCGCGTGCGGCTCGGCGATCCGGTGGAGCCGGGCCAGGTGCTCGGCGCGGTGTCGGACCCCCTCTCCGACGCCACGACGTTCGTCGGCAGCCCGATTTCCGGTCGCGTGATCGGCATGGCCGTCGACCAGGTCGTGATGCCAGGATTCGCCGTCTTCCACCTCGCCTACGACGCCCATCCCCTCGCCGAGAGCGCGCTGCCGCTGCCGATGATCCCGGAAGTCTCCGGAGAGGCGCTCCTCGAGGAGTTGGACCTCGACGAGCGACCCGAGTAG